TAATTCCTCTGTCAGGAACGAGCTCActttgaccccccccccccccaaaagtTGAATAGTTCTCACATGGCTCAGCATCATAAACACTCCAAATACACCAATAAAAGCATATGCATGAAAATGCTCATGGATTAAATTATCTAGATTCTGTTGTTGAGATAATAGCTCTGCTCTCTTTACTGTCGAAGTTTCTTCATGATACACGAGATGAACCTGCATGTAAAGAAACTGAGTGCAAGATCTCTCTTTATTTGGTCTGACATCCAGCTAAAAGGCGAACGCCATGAACCAAAAACCATTAACAGGAAGCTAAATGGAAGCAACAACAATAAAAAATCTTGACATTATCTACGGCCCCAACAATTTATCCTCATGTTCAATCCATAATAGTAGGGGGGAGAGACGAGAGGTGAGTTGTACCTGAGGCGTGCAGGCGACCAAGGGCACGTACTAACTGATCGACGGAAGAACCCAAGGCTCAACACAACGCCAAGGGCACGTACTAACTGATCGACGAAAGAACCCAAGGCTCAACACAACGCCTCTACTGCTCCTGCATCATGCGGCCATCTAAAAAACAATCTTCACGGACCCGGCTCGACCAAGTCCTCCTCCACATCCTCATTGGCGCCGCCTTCCACTCACTGACCCGAACACCATCATCCTCCATCGACCTGTCTCCATATGGCGACGGTGAGTCTGGCGGCTCCAAGAGCTCAGACACCGGCGCGAGCGGTCCATCGGCACCGGATCTCCTCCACCCAACGTCCAGCAAGTGCCACTCTGCGGCAAAGTAGCACCACCAGGCACGAGCTATAGCAAATGGATAATCCAAAATATCGAAGCCATATATCGAGGAAACTAAATTGTCCAAGAGAACACACGTAGCCAATAGTTTCTTAGTTTCTTTTATCTAATTCCAAGGAAGGAAGTCTGAAATCAGTTGTCGCGGTCAATGTTCATAAGCAAAAAAAAACTTCTGGAATTGGCATATTATGTTGAATAGTGGAACTGGAATACCTTATTGTATATCTCCAAAGTGGCAGTTTTCTCTTGATTATTTTGCATTGCTATTTTCTCAgactccttcaacttagcatggACTGATTTCTTCTCTTCCAAGGCAGGCATGCAAGCTTATACAGGTCTCTAATAATGATATATCTTTATGAGACCAAGTTGTATTCAGTAAATTATAGGTTAACCAGGTTGTACATCTGGCAGGCTTGATATTGAGCTAAATAATAGGATTTCGGCCCCTCTACGAGCCGACTTGTAGGAAGACATCATTCTAATTAACTTAGTTGTATATAAAGTTGAGAAATTTACAATGAACAAAAGGCCTTTACGATGATGTAGAATCAATATAAGAATTCTACAATGGTATAATAGTTCAGCAGCTGAAGCAGAGGTTCAAGTAGACCTATATTCTGACGAATGTATTTTCACGCACAGAACCGAAATTGCTAACCATATGCCGTGTCATGTTTCAACCAAATTGATTGTAATCATAGTACCATAATAGAGTTTTGGGCTCACAGAAGAAATAAAAGAAATCATGCTGACACATGGTAGGAATCTGCTCACCTTCCTGTGGATCTCCTCTTTCTTGTCATTGATGGATAGTGGCTTTTGCTCGCAAGGCCATTGCTGCTTGTTATAAAACTGAGCATTGACGTCCGCTTCCAGCCCCTGGAGGACCCGGGCCATCCTGGCCTTGGGCTTCAGGGCGCGGTCGGGATCTCTCTCACGATGGGATGCAGGAGGTTGACCTTGTCCACCCTGTAGAAGGGGAAGTTGATGAGGGGAAGAGAAGACATGGGAGAAGGCGGACGTGGCGGCGCAGGGACGCATGAACGAGCAGGGATGGGGGCCATGGGGCGGCGGCCGCAGTAACCCTAGCGGCGAAGGCGGACCTGAGCGACCCTCCCAACCCATGCCCCGCCCGGGCGACAGAGAGAGGATCCGCGGGAGCAGCACCCGGGCACGAGGTCCTTCTCGGCTGGCAGCTGGTACAGCTCGAGGTTGCGTGGGAGACATGAAAGAGGTTGCGTGCATGGAGGAGAAACAGAGAAGGGATGGCTTCGTAGGGAAGGAAAGAAAAAGGTTTTACCAGAGCAGGTGTTATCTCGGGACGTCAGATGCCCTTTCTCTCGCTTCTTTTATCTGGTGGAGGTTTTACCTGGACACAGTAAACAACACGTAGACGTCGCGAGGAGGTGCAGTTGTGGCGACTCTTATTGTGTTTAATCACACCAATAATCTGCCCGGTTAAACTACTGATGCGCCTCAAAACTTTTCAGGGAGAAGCATCTAGCTTTGGGTTCTTATGGCATTTCACCCTAACCGCAACTCACCAAGTGGTTCTTCAACATCACTCACTTCAGACCTCTGTTTAGTTTCATCCAAGCTTCATCTGGGGCATTGATAGATCACCCCGGGCTCGAGTCTGTAATCAACAACAGTTGCCCTATTAAGACCCACAAAGAGCAAATCAAAGAAATATTTCAGAAAGAAACAAAGATAATAATAGCGTGGTGATTGACTAGAGTTATAGTCCAGGAGTATCTTAGCTAAGCATCAATAAAAATTCATGCACGAGCGTTGGCCATAAAAAACCTCACAACTTCCAAGGGCTAAACTGAAAAAACAAACACCCCTCCTTCAAATTCCAAACCTCGCAACCGAAAAGTGTGAACCCAAAACGAAACGAAACGAAGCTACTCCAGCTAGGCCACACGCTTCCCTTCCCCCCCGCCCCGCTCCCAAACTGAAAACCAAACAAGTCTCCATCTCGGCATCTCGTCTCtctcttccccatctccggcctCCCCCATCCGCCTCCTCCCATGTGGCTGCCCTGGGTCAAGACGCGCTCCTCCTCCCCCACCTCCGCCTCCCCCGCCTCCACCTGCTCCTCCACGgcgctcgccgccgcctcgccgcggcTCTCCTTCAACTCGCCCTCCCTCAAGGATCTCCAGGCCCTCCTCCGCTCCGACCACGCCGCGCCCTCCCCTTCTCCCCCGCCGCCGCACACGGCCCCGTGCTCCCCCTCCGCCGCCCGCGTCTTCCACCGCGTCCGCGTGGCCGCCTCCGCCCTCCGCGCGCTCCGCACCCTCCAggcgccgcccgtcgccgccgaggCCGACCGCCGCGTCGTGCTCTACTACACCTCCCTCCACGTCGTCCGGGGCACCTACGAGGACTGCCGCGCCGCGCGCGCCATCCTGCGGGGGCTCCGCGCCTCCGTCGACGAGCGCGACCTCGCCATGGACGCGCGCTACCTCGAGGAGCTCACGGCGCTGCTCCCGCGCGCCCGCCGGATCACGCTCCCCCAGGTCTTCGTCGGCGGCCGCCACCTCGGCGGCGCCGAGGAGCTCCGCCGCCTGCACGAGTCGGGCGAGCTGCGGTGCGTCGTGGCCGGCGccgcgccgctcgccgcctgcgcgCGGTGCGGCGGCGAGCGCTACGTGCTGTGCGGCAGCTGCGACGGGAGCCACAAGCGGTACAGCCTCAAGGGCGGCGGCGGGTTCCGCACCTGCGCCGGCTGCAACGAGAACGGCCTCGTCCGGTGCCCGGACTGCTCCCCGCCGGCCGTCTGATCCAGATTCAAAAAGGTTCCAATCCACTGATGACCTGTACTCAGTAGTACTAGATTTTAATTTCCTAGTTGTACCAAAGTCGAGATAAGAAATGGGCTCTGCGTGTAGTCTTTACTACTACTGCTACATGATTTAGTGTAACTGGCGTCTGATACAGTACCGTGTGATGAATTGGGAGTTGCAAGTTTTCAGCATTTCCAAACCAAACACCTCCAGTAAATGTTGTGTTGCGTACTTACTTTCTCTTCGCTAAGCTATGCTGAGGAGATTAAGTCTGAATCTAAGTTTGTTCGATGACCCTAGTAAATGCTTGTTAAATGTCAGTACTGCTTACTACTACGTACTAGTAGAGGTTAAATGTTACTGCTTACTGTTACTGGTAGAAGTTAAGAAAGATTTATCCTGTGAACTGTACTGCAAGGCATGGGCACTTTGCACTGGTTTTTTTTTTTCATCTTCAAAATGTTCACAGTTGATGATGCAGCTGAATGGTTGGTGTATGtggtttgcttgtttgtttgcggaGGGGCACTGGTCAAGTTTCTAAAAAGCTGCCACATGCCATGCCTGAATTCACGACGCTGGGCCGCAGCAGCATTTCAGGCCAGCGGCAGCTACTTGTGGAGCTCGCCCGCCCCTTGCCGAGATCTTACGGCTGCTACGCCGGAAAAGCGGTCTCGCTGGAAAAGCTAGCGTCTCGCTCAGGACACAGGAGAGGCTTTTCTTGGATGCCCCTTTTCTTTCAGGAGGAAAAAATGGAATGGGAGCTCGTGCGGCGTTTTTGAACGCCATCTGCTGATTGGCATGGTAAAGTAAAGTGGCCGTTGGACAGGACTAATAAGATCTGATTGGCCTAGTGGTACTTAACTTCAGAGATCATTCATTCATTCATCAATCGGTGAGTGAGAAATTATTTGAAGGCCGGGGTTTCCTTGCCACATGAAGAGCCATGATTAGTGGCGCCACTTTGTGCATGAGTACGTACAAGCCGGGGATCACGACCGGTGACGCATGATTCTTGTGCAGTCGCGCTCCTCGCCCTGTCGACCGTGAGCTGTCGAAGTTCAGAGCAGATTATGCAGATGCACGAGTGATCGTGTGGACGCCGATGAGGAGGCG
The Aegilops tauschii subsp. strangulata cultivar AL8/78 chromosome 3, Aet v6.0, whole genome shotgun sequence genome window above contains:
- the LOC109780541 gene encoding uncharacterized protein At5g39865 codes for the protein MWLPWVKTRSSSPTSASPASTCSSTALAAASPRLSFNSPSLKDLQALLRSDHAAPSPSPPPPHTAPCSPSAARVFHRVRVAASALRALRTLQAPPVAAEADRRVVLYYTSLHVVRGTYEDCRAARAILRGLRASVDERDLAMDARYLEELTALLPRARRITLPQVFVGGRHLGGAEELRRLHESGELRCVVAGAAPLAACARCGGERYVLCGSCDGSHKRYSLKGGGGFRTCAGCNENGLVRCPDCSPPAV